Part of the Leptodactylus fuscus isolate aLepFus1 chromosome 6, aLepFus1.hap2, whole genome shotgun sequence genome, ATCTTTACCACGTAAGGGACAAGGTACCCATACCCATTAGGCCAACCCACTGATTTTGACAAGACCAGTCAACCATCTTCTGTGTTTAGGGTCATCTGACTCTCTTACATTCTCAGTTGAGCCAGTTGTGTATGGTGGCATCTGGGGGAACATCAAGGGGCATCTTGACCCGATGAGTTCTGACaactattgaaggtgtatggacAACTTTAGTTGATGTACAAATGCCTGCCAAAAGGCAACAAACTGCATTGTCTATTGAAATGGGCCTGTGATGTTCTTCCCCAAACAATCAAGTTCCCTTCTCGAATGGTGGTCTATAGTTGGCTCAACAACTGATCATAATTGGTAAGAACCCACAAATAGTCTTTGGCATAAACTCAGAAGTATAATGAAAGACCTTTTTGTCTTTTTTGCCATCGTTATTCCAAAAAATTCAATATCTATAGACAATTTAGATTTTGTATAACCCCGCCACCCCCTTTATGGCCAACATCTTTTTTCACCCAATTTTCTGACCTTCATGGCTCTGTAAATCCAGTTTTGGTATTGATCCACCTTGGCATAGACTCCAGGCTTGTTTGGCATTGCACAGCCTATTCCCCAACTGACAATTCCGCACAGGCGCCATCTTGACGTACGGGAGATCGTGTCTTCACAAACAAATGGGCCTCCGCTGTCTCCCTATGTACAACATATACATGATATTAAGggtagtctgtcaccagaaccctgagTATAAACCTAGCCCCTCTGATGGATGGGATAGAGTCACCTCAATAACAGAATGTTttgcccttgtgaattggtgccactATTGTTGAGATATTGTTGTTTTTGTCAttgtctttggagcaatgagagtgtTGTTTACTTGTTTGGAGCAATGCCaatgccttcattgctccaaagagctcatttaggGTCACTGAATCAATCTATCTTTGGGGCTAGGCTGATaggatgggttctggtgacaaagaAACACAACGGGAAGAGAAACAATATAGATATATCCATTTCATATAAAGGTACTTATTTTGAAAGCCTGATAAAaatggagagggaggagggggatgaggcTGCAGTTAAGAGGAAATTGATTGAGTCAGGGCACACAGCAGAGCTGTCCACTCGCACAAGTTTTGGCttgactacatataatacacacttCGATTGACTACTCTAATACAGAGCGTAATAGAAGAGGATCACCTACCTGACAAGCATCAATCCCGCCATCAGAGTACCCAGCGCAGAACATCTTCCCAGTGATCTGGTTGTTATAATACTCTGGCTGATTACAGACAGCACTGCCTATTATGGGCACCGACGCCTCCTGCAGGATGTCCGACTGTTGACCTGAATATAAGGATGTAGTATCAATAATACAACCAGTAGACAAATTtccaacttaaagggagtctaccacccctCGTTGAGCCGGAAACGATTGTGAGATTCACCCATCTCTGGTGGAGAAAGTTGAGTATCCTTGGGGGAAGTGGTAGActctagggttgagatttcaggatcaattttaaaatccgatttccgatcattttccagccgatcccgatcgtgattgtgaaatttgctcgatcactgatcgggatccgatcgttcccgatcgctcaaccctattaatgataaatacatgaatagggttgagccgatcttgagataatgtctgacctcgatcccgccggaaaagatcgggatcggaatttcaatcgcgatcgtgaaatttactcgatcgccgatcggaatccgatcttttccgatcccgatcgctgaaccctagtaGACTTCCTTTAATATATACTAAAGACTCCCACAGATATCACTCACCATAATACTGAGTATTACCCCATCCGGTAACTGTGCAAATTTTTCCGTCTATCATCTGCTGTCCCAGTGCAGGAAGACAAACTGGCTGAATGTATTCTAGAAAAAGAGAGAGTGttaaaatacattaaaatattgtcactagagatgagcgagtagtgttcgatcgagtaggtgttcgatcgaatactatggtattcgagatactcgtacttgattgaacactactagctgttcgaagtttaatgttcgatgcagaaccagcgttgtatagcattctgccaatcaatgctggttcttctcttacctttagaagtcgtctccgtgcagcgtccccgcggcgtcttccggctggaattcactctgcctaggcatccggcctaggcagagccaactgcgcatgcgcgggcatgccctcgcatgcccaGTCGGCActactcaggcgtcgggccaggcagagccgaccgcgcatgcgcagtcggctctgcctaggccccgatgcctaggcagagtgaattccagccggaagaagacgcggggacactgcgccaggagaagacttcaaggagaatccagcccgaccgtcactcgtggacttggtaagtataattttatcgaattttgtgtaccctgaaacgagcatttccccccccatagactataatggggttcaaaatccgttcgaagagtcgaacagtgtgcggctgttcgaaccggatttcgaacctcggacattttagtgttcgctcatctctaattgtcaccaTTCGGAATTTTTAAAGCttttatattaaattttttttgtacttttgtaaATTTGCCCCCATCTAGGCCCCCATCTGCGCCATTGATCAGGACGCGGATAAAAAGTTGTAAGTTGGGTCAAGGTGTTTAGGGCTAGCCCTCGGAGAAAATCTTGAGACACGATTGGCTGAGTATTAGGCATAAgaagttttctttaaaaaataatatacacaatgagTGTAAAAATAGCAACGACCCAAGAACAAGGCTACATTTTTCGCATGGTGAGAAATTCAGCGCATCGAGAATAATAGGAAACATAATATAGGGCCGAAAAGATTATACGTATTAATCTAATCCCTGGGTTCAACAAACCTAAGAAGAAAGAAGCGATTCTCCTTCTCTGGGATTCGTGACCTTCCTTCtcgaatttttttttaccttgaatAAAAAGTTGCCCATACATAATAGACTAAACTTGATGAACATGAATTGGATGAAGATTCTTCTGGTGAAACTTTCACTGAACGTTGACTTTAGCTGACCGATGACACCGCCATCACCCGGAAAGAAGTTGTCCTTGCTTGAAATTTTTCTCCGATAGTTGGATAAAACTTTTTTCATTCTTACAAAAGATCATACGTTTATGATATTTTCTTTTAAGGAATGTTCCGAGAAGGATCGTTCATTCTTTGCTCGGAGTTTGTGACAGTGAACATGTATCAGGGTCAGCAGTTTGTGGACCCATTGTTCATTCTCTTAGGAGCCTCCCCGGTATTCACCCTTTAATCCTTGTACAACGATGTGGATTTTGCTTCAGAGAGACTTCAAGATCTCTACCTCCTGGTATTAGTAGCATCTGACAAAGTAGGTCAAGAGATGCCAGGACGTAGCATCGGGGATCAGGCAGGAGGTCAGGGTAGGCGGTTACGGTTCAGGAGTCAGGTACAAGCAGGTGGTCAGGACAGGTGGCAAGGGATCAAAggtcagttttaaaggggttctatcattaaaatgacattttttgtccctaacacgtagcaatagcctattcgtctcctacctttagatgtcttctccaccgttcggtataaatcccggttttcgtcagtatgcaaattagttctctcgcagcactgggggtggtccccagtgctcaaacagcactggaggcttccccagtgctgcaagagaactctccagcaacacctctatcttcttttggaacgctctctccctgtgtcttcctcCGTCCTGGGATTCAATCTACTaggtctcaggcagagccaactgcacattcccagaggccacaagaaaacggccgccgcttacacagcttactgtgtaagcggccatttttcttgtggtcgcgggcttgcgcagtctgctctgcccgaggcctagaagattgaaacccaggatggaagaaaacacagggagaggccattccagaagaagatagaggcgtcgctggaaatttctctcgcagcattgggaacgcccccagtgctgcgagagaactcatttgcataccgaagaaaaccgggatttctactgaacagctaagacatctaaaggtaggagaaggctactccttaaggctattgctacgtgTTTGGgacaaaaaatgttattttaatgaTAGGGTTAGACATGAGCATCAGGTAGGGCAGGAACCAAAAACAGCATCATAGGAATAAGTTGAAGGTCAATACATTGGTCATGACAGGTCCAAAAACAGAGAAGTCTAGTGAACTAGAATCTTGTTCTCAGGCACCAGGCAAAGTACTGATCAGACTTAAATAGGATAtaggttaaccctttaagtacaaAAATACTAACTGAACTTAAAGATAAGGTCCTCAAACTATTAGTGATCCCCCACTCCAAGAAGAAAATGGTGCTCCTATGGGGTACGGTTCCAAAACCAAAGTCAAGGACAAAAACATCAACAACTTGATCTTTTTTCTCAATAAAAGTAACTCCATGGTGAATAACAAGGCTCCAAAAAACCAGTAGGACATCACCAAAACAGGATGATCGCAGGGATCCcaaagaggcagatacagaagatTAAGGTCCCCATGACCAGGTGAAAGAGCACCTAGTATACATTTTTCCAGGAACTTCAGCTACAGATTAGGAACAAGACGTTAACACAGGAACACGGGTTGAAAGGTAATAATCCTCACTGCCAAAAGGATTAGTATTTGTTCCAACGTGTGGGTGAAATATATCTGGTCATGAGATATCTGAGATTCCACCAAATCCAAACCAAAAACATGTTCATCCAACAACGATTAAAGGTGACTGAATTGGTGACAAACAGAACATTGATGGAAATAAAAACTGAGGGCTTAGACCATTGAAAACTTGTGCTCCAGGACTACTATCAGTCaggacacaggacagtatactatCCCTTGTGCTCCGGGACTACTATCAGTCaggacacaggacagtatactatCCCTTGTACTCCGGGGCTACTATCAGTCAGGACACACGACAGTATACTATCCCTTTTGCTCCAGGGCTACTATCAGTCAGGACACACGACAGTATACTATCCCTTTTGCTCCAGGACTACTATCAGTCaggacacaggacagtatactatCCCTTGTGCTCCGGGGCTACTATCAGTCAGGACACAGGACAATATACTATTCCTTGTGCTCCGGGGCTACTATCAGTCaggacacaggacagtatactatCCCTTGTGCTCCGGGACTACTATCAGTCaggacacaggacagtatactatCCCTTGTGCTCCGGGACTACTATCAGTCaggacacaggacagtatactatCCCTTGTGCTCCGGGGCTACTATCAGTCaggacacaggacagtatactatCCCTTGTGCTCCGGGACTACTATCAGTCaggacacaggacagtatactatCCCTTGTGCTCCGGGGCTACTATCAGTCAGGACACAGGACAGTATTCTATCCCTTGTGCTCCGGGGCTACTATCAGTCaggacacaggacagtatactatCCCTTGTGCTCCGGGGCTACTATCAGTCAGGACACAGGACAGTATTCTATCCCTTGTGCTCCAGGGCTACTATCAGTCaggacacaggacagtatactatCCCTTGTGCTCCGGGGCTACTATCAGTCaggacacaggacagtatactatCCCTTGTGCTCCAGGGCTACTATCAGTCaggacacaggacagtatactatCCCTTGTGCTCCGGGACTACTATAAGTCAGGAGACAGGACACtctactattagggttgagcgatcaggatcaggaaagatcggattctgatcggtgatcgagcaaatttcacgatcgggatcggctataaaatgatcgaaaatcagattttaaaaatgatcctgaaatctcaagatcggctcaaccctactccatcctactctgcaacaaaagaagctgcgcttCCGCTCTGCGGGGCTCAGTCTTAATTGATGGTCATTTTTCCACCAGTTGACTGCGTTGAGGACCATTGAGTGCCCTCATACATACATTTGTTCCTGGGCTAGAAGGAAGATACCTTCATATTTGTGGATAAGAACCAGAGATAAGAACCAGAGGTGACAATCCAAAATCTTATCACTGTACACATCCATAGGTGATATTTTTGTCCAATGGCAAGGGATTTTTACCTGATAGATCGAAGGGGCTGAGCAGATGCACCAGGGCTATGTCATTGCTGTTTTCTTCACTGTCCGTGTATATAAAGGGTAGGTATCCAGCATGATAAATAACGCTCTTCACATTTTTTGTAGATCCTCGTTGCGAGACATGCGATACACCACCAGCAAACACGGTCCATTGATTCACCGCACGGTTTCTCCTGAGGATACAACAACGGTGAAACAATGATTTTTGGAATCGGGTGTAGATGGCCGATTCCTCATTGTAGACTATTTACTTACTACTTACTCTGGAAAGCAGTGTGCCGCAGTGAGGACCCACTCACTGGATATTAGAGAGCCACCGCAGAGATGGGAACCATCATATTTCAAGCTGACCTGCCATGGCCACTGACCCAGGGCGGCATCTTGTCCCCCCACAATTCTATCCACGGCCATCTTCCTCCGTCCACAATCTATAGAGCCAGACAAAAGAGACGGTCACAGAAGTCACACGTGAGAATGTTCCTCTCATTATCTCAGACCCAAAGATCTCCCTAGAAGGTTATAACTATTTCATGGAATACGTTTGTCAGATATATAGACTACGTCTTGGTTGGTTTACTTAGTGCCACAATTTTGGTGCAACTTTTGGCATCTTAAACCACTCCCTATTCCCAATCCCTTTTTTGTGTGCCATGTCCCTTCTTCCAACGTTgacatgaaatatacccatgttaCATAGAGGAACTGAGAGATTTGCCCACTTCCCTGAGCTTCCTGAAGGACACCTTTTGAGGAACCTCTTGAACATTTCTGGACAATTTGCACGTATGCTTAAAATACTTAAGTGGTAAGGCAAGCACCATCGTTTTTTAGGTACAAATAGCACCAGAATCCTGGCTCATTTAGATTAGTCAATCTCCGACCAATGTTCTGATCTTTATCTGGACGTCATCTGGTTAGAGCCAAAACCTCTGTGTACCCAACCTGATATACACAAGTGTCTTATCCTGACATTACCTTGACACTGAACGGAGAGAAACTGACCACTCGGACACTCGCTGTGGAGGAAAACAGAAAACCAGAGTCATTTCCTAGGCATCATATAGTCTGCAGACATTGTAACTGTAACACCAAGAAGGAAAGTCTTGGAGATCTGTAAAACCCAGGATGGATAGACATGTTAATGCACTTACCTTGGCATGACATAAGTGAGGTTATCACTGGTTGTCAGAGGAATGTTTTGCCACCTTGAATTAACATGGGCACGCAAAAGATGGCAGCTCACTTTACAATTGCCAACATCCCAGATTTGCTCGATGGCAGACAAGTCCCGAGATGAACAGACCATAGCATTACGGTTAGCCCACGCAGACTGCTCACCTTAGCACAAGCAACGCTTGGCGTTGTCCTGGGAAAGATTGCCATACCACTGGTTCCCAAGACTAGAGGGGTCTACTGTAGATTATGCCAACTCTACCCAGCTGTGACCTGTGGCCGTTTCATGGCGTAGCTTATGTGGTCTCCACACCAATCTCCAGCTATCATTGTATACGAGACAAAGGTAGGATTCATCGCTGAATTGGATAGACCTCCATTTCCATTttgctgtgcaccatgatagCCTTTGAGACTGGTGCCTAGCTATATCGCTAAGACTCACAAGCACTTACCAGACATTCAGCACATCTTGAAGTCTTTTAGCGCTGTTCAATAGGGATTCCTGGATACAATAATACCCTGATGTGCCATTAGCTCCAGCAATCTCTGCTTGAAGAACCTGGTAGCTCATGGCCCTGAGAAGACAACATAAACAGTGACACAACTGGTGCCAAAATTCTTTATATAATATTGTAACAGGACTATTAATACAATTTATGGGGCCCTATAACAATACCCAAAATAGGAAGACCACCTATGGTGTACATTTTGCCCATAACATCGGGGCACCGTGGCTTTTGGATTTGACCTTTTCTGATTTGGTTAGTACTTTTGTACTTGAGGAAAGGACCATGCTGATATGCTAAGATGAGAAAGCCTTTCATGAGGCACAACATCATTCTCGGCTTTCTAATCAGTATCTATGGCCTTGGCACAAAGTTTCAAAAAAATTTTGAGAAAAACACTACATGAAGAAGCCTGTGGTACCTGATAAAGCCCATGTCTTCACAGCTTAGCATAGCCACCTCTCCATTTGCCAAGGAAGAGCAAACCAGGCGCCATATGTGTTCCCGCTCATCGTACACAATGAGCCGATGATCTGGAGAGTTCACCTGGACTGAAGCATTAAAGAAGAACAATAAACATGACAAAATACCCAAAATTCTCagttctcctaggaacctatctataaaacatagtgtagaacactgtcagggctcctaggaacctatctataaaacataatgtagaatactcttaggactcctaggaacctatctataaaacataatgtagaatactcttaggactcctaggaacctatctataaaacatagtgtaggacaatgtcagggctcctaggaacctatctataaaatatagtgtagaacactgtcagggctcctaggaacctatctataatacatagtgtataacactgtcagggctcctaggaacctatctataatacatagtgtataacactgtcagggctcctaggaacctatctataaaacatagtgtagaatactcttagggctcctaggaaccgatctataaaacatagtgtaggacactgtcagggctcctaggaacctatctataaaacatagtgtagaatactcttagggctcctaggaacctatctataaaacatagtgtataacactgtcagggctcctaggaacctatctataaaacatagtgtagagcactgtcaggactcctaggaacctatctataaaacatagtgtataacactgtcagggctcctaggaacctatctataaaacatagtgtaggacactgtcaggactcctaggaacctatctataaaacatagtgtaggacactgtcagggctcctaggaacctatctataaaacatagtgtagaacactgtcaggactcctaggaatctatttttttctctgtaaggcaaacacagcctaaGTTATGTGATTGGGCTCAGTAGTGACATGGACATTCCCAGCATCGTGACATCATAAtgcttggcatgcccatgtgaccactattggcccaatcagaggcctcatCAGTGAAAATGGACCAGAGCTCCCATTCATACCAAATACTTTCCATATATCCCTTGGGAAGATTAATTACCTGCATAGAGATTTGGGGTTTCGTTCCTTAGCACATACGTCACTGTAAAGACAGAACACAACAGTAGGTGAGGCACAGCTCTCATGGGATAGATTCCTTTAAGAGTTTCCATCATTAATCATATGAAGTAAGGCGCCCAGTCTCCCAAAGTCAAAAACCCAAATAACCTAAGTTGGATATAAATCCCTCTGCCGATTGTGCCAACATCAAAAACTAGGGTGGTACAAGTCCCCCAACCATGGGAGCTGAGTACCAGGCTTTTCTGGGCCATAAAATCTATGGATTTTATAGAGTAAAAACTTTAGTACCCATTAGAAGGCCTTTTCTTACCTACGGCCCAAATTGTGACGCCAATTCCAGCCAGTGAGATGAAAATACAGATAATCAGTCCAAAAATCCTCAGGGGGGTCCAGTGACAGACTTTACCCACTGCAGCCAGAAGAACAACAAGACATACAATTATcatataaaaaatgcaaaaatttgcAAAGTCCAAAATAGAGAAATCTAGCATAGACGCTGAAAGTGAGCTGGTTCTGTACGTGGTTAGTGTTATGCTATGGCTGGTTTCCTCCTCAAGAAGAgtgaaaatatataaaagtacttTGCTCACCAAGCTACAATAATGTATTTCTACAGctcctaactagggttgagccgatcttgacttttcaggatcgattttgaaatccgatttccgatcatttttcattcgaacccgatctcgatcccaatgcaagtcaatgggattttttttactaatcggagatcggattttaaaaacaatcctattcactatacagcatggaatctaacaattgaacgctttaattgttagaatccacgctgtgtagtgattttttaaaatcactaagtagcctgaggatgtttttttaatcctctggttacttagtcccccctggtgtccacttacctgcagagatggctggtccagtgcccggtgttctcgttcttcttcgctttGCTGCCTCCTACCTCCCAGgttagtagagtgtgggcgggtactgggaggggagacgtcacgtctcaccgccctgtacccacccacactctcctaagccacaagccccgccttcttcctagttctttaaacactaacctgagaggtgggggcagcgaggagaagaagaccgagaacaccgggcactggaccagccatctctgcaggtaagtagctactagagatgatagctagtctcccattagaatgaatgaatgtagccggcgcgcagggggttaaaggggctctatcagcaaaatcatgctgatagagccccacatatgcgtgcatagcctttaaaaaggctattcaggcaccgtaaaacttatattaaactaccccccccccccccccccgttttaaaataataacctaaaaaagaatgtgatctacttacggatcgtgcacggggggcaggcattcagggtgtgtcttcagcttcttccacgcctcttcttcctccgatgtcctccggtcccgtcttcctccagcgctcgcgaacgtacagtgatagcctgggcacatgcgcagcagctgtagtagaagccgcgtgctactgcgcatgcgcccaggccgttttttttatatcagtatcCGCGAGCGCCAGgggcggggggtagtttaatacaacttttacggtgcctgaatagcctttttaaaggctatgcacgcatatgtggggctctatcagcatgattttgctgatagagcccctttaaggctgtgtgccggctgcttccattcattcctattgatccgcagcggagccttcacactgagtatacgctccactcagaatgagcggagcgtatactcagtgtgaaggctaacattcttagcttttcccacaatgcttggccagtagccaagcattgtgggaaataatcaccgatctcgatcccacccaaaaagatcgtgtttggaattccgatcttttccgagcactcaaccctactcctaacACATAATCTTTACAGCATGCTGTAAAGCAAGATGACTTTCTTAAGAATGTAGGGCACTgtagtgacatctagtggtcaatATGATAGCTGCAACTAGAAAAAACAAACATCACATTGACTACTAGAACTCTTTACAGTGCATGTCATTCTTAAAAGAGCCATCTTGCTTTACAACATGTTGTAAAgagtataagagatcagtgaaCTGGTATGGAATGAACTGGACATGACCCaaattttccacaattttgggggTTCGTCACCTGCAAATTGAGAGTGGAGGTCCAAAGGTGATGAGTAAACAAAATAAACTCTTACACTCATCTTCACTCATCTCGGCTGAGCATCCTTGAGGCATCCAGAACTCCCTCAGGGTCTCCTTTTAGCCTCCTCCAACATCCTTGTTGTCAACACGAGCCCTGGAATCCCCCTAaggcacaatcacaggcctcagtggtgacttcAAGGCATGTGAGCCCAGGGAATGTGACCCAAGGAGGTCGAAAGAGGACCCTGAGGGAGTGCTGGATGCTGCAAGGATTCctgggtaaggtgagtataagagtttctgcatctttgttgggcctccacttattctgAAGAATAACAACTAGAACCAACAAAATTTATTTCTCAACCTCAACCCCACCAACGATAGAACTACAGCTCCTAACATATAATCTTTACAGCATGCTGTAAAGCAAGATGACTTTCTTAGGAATGGAATATACTGTACTGACACCTAGTGGTCAATATGGTAActgcaaatagaaataaaaaattaatttcaCTCACCGTCTTTCTGTACCATTTCTGAGGAAGGGTCAGGTAAGATCACAAGAATGTAGAATACGCCCTTCAGTGAGTCCAGATGCCCTGAAACTAACACATGAGTTAGCAATGTTACGGCCGTCCACCTGCAGACCGTTTATAATAGACTCTTTGTTTTCTGTCCAGCACAAATTAATGACATAGTCCTCGGGTTATTCGTCCTCCAGACACAAATTAACCACAAAAGGCCAAGAGTGAGACAGCCAAAGTAATACACAAAGGAATGACTTTTCTGTAAGCTACCTCCAGTTTCTATGATATAAAGATACAAAAACCTCTTTTCCAGCAGAGGTTatctcggctcaaccctaaaagtgacttttcccatagagaagcattgactagggttgagcgatcgggatcggaaaagatcggattccgatcggtgatcgagcaaatttcacgactgcaattccgatcccgatctttcccAGCAGGATgcaggtcggaggttatcttgGCTCaaacctaaaagtgacttttcccatagagaagcattgactagggttgagcgatcgggatcggaaaagatcggattccgatcggtgatcgagcaaatttcatgatcgggatcggctggaaaatgatcggaaatcggattttaaaatcgatcctga contains:
- the HPN gene encoding serine protease hepsin, with product MVQKDVGKVCHWTPLRIFGLIICIFISLAGIGVTIWAVVTYVLRNETPNLYAVQVNSPDHRLIVYDEREHIWRLVCSSLANGEVAMLSCEDMGFIRAMSYQVLQAEIAGANGTSGYYCIQESLLNSAKRLQDVLNVCECPSGQFLSVQCQDCGRRKMAVDRIVGGQDAALGQWPWQVSLKYDGSHLCGGSLISSEWVLTAAHCFPERNRAVNQWTVFAGGVSHVSQRGSTKNVKSVIYHAGYLPFIYTDSEENSNDIALVHLLSPFDLSEYIQPVCLPALGQQMIDGKICTVTGWGNTQYYGQQSDILQEASVPIIGSAVCNQPEYYNNQITGKMFCAGYSDGGIDACQGDSGGPFVCEDTISRTSRWRLCGIVSWGIGCAMPNKPGVYAKVDQYQNWIYRAMKTKSEDTGILEMQ